One window of the Nothobranchius furzeri strain GRZ-AD chromosome 3, NfurGRZ-RIMD1, whole genome shotgun sequence genome contains the following:
- the slc16a1a gene encoding monocarboxylate transporter 1a, which yields MPVALGGPQGYTPPEGGWGWMVVVGAFISIGFSYASAKSITVFFKEIEVIFNASSSQVSWISSIMLAVMYGGGPISSIMVNKYGSRPVMMAGGCLSGIGFVSASFCNSVEALYLCIGVLGGLGLAFNLNPALTMIGKYFYKKRPIANGIAMAGSPVFLCTLAPLNTWFFDQFGWRGSFLILGGLLLNCCVAGSLMRPIGPKPKPAERTSERRTVMQTINSFIDLSLFKHRGFLLYIMGNVVMLFGLFAPLVFLSNYAKSKDIPKEKAAFLLSVLAIVDMVARPSMGIVANTKWVRPRIQYYFAASVLYNGVCHVLAPLSVDYKGFVIYSIFFGFAFGWLSAVLFETLMDLVGSQRFSSAVGLVTIMECAPVLLGPPLLGKFKDIYHDYKYTYQGCGIVLIVSSVFLFVAMGINYRLVDKEKKEEERVARMTVREPTSNREGAEVKNTEDSV from the exons ATGCCGGTTGCCCTTGGTGGTCCCCAAGGCTACACCCCACCTGAGGGTGGATGGGGATGGATGGTGGTGGTTGGGGCCTTCATCTCTATTGGCTTCTCCTATGCAAGTGCCAAGTCTATCACTGTCTTCTTCAAGGAAATTGAGGTGATTTTCAACGCGAGCAGCAGCCAGGTGTCCTGGATCTCCTCCATCATGTTAGCAGTCATGTACGGCGGAG GTCCTATCAGCAGCATCATGGTTAACAAGTATGGGAGTCGTCCTGTCATGATGGCGGGAGGATGCCTGTCTGGAATCGGTTTTGTTTCTGCCTCTTTTTGCAACTCTGTGGAAGCACTCTACTTATGCATTGGTGTGTTGGGAG GGTTGGGATTGGCCTTTAACCTCAACCCTGCCCTCACCATGATTGGAAAGTATTTCTACAAGAAGCGACCCATAGCTAATGGGATTGCCATGGCTGGTAGTCctgtttttctctgtactctggcTCCACTCAACACTTGGTTCTTTGATCAGTTTGGCTGGAGAGGAAGCTTTCTGATCCTGGGCGGCCTGCTCCTGAACTGCTGTGTTGCTGGTTCCCTCATGAGACCAATAGGACCCAAACCCAAACCTGCAGAAAGGACCAGTGAAAGGAGGACCGTAATGCAAACCATTAACAGCTTCATTGACCTCTCTCTGTTTAAGCATCGTGGATTTTTGCTCTACATAATGGGCAATGTCGTCATGCTGTTTGGTCTTTTTGCTCCACTGGTGTTCCTCTCCAACTACGCTAAGAGTAAAGATATACCTAAAGAGAAGGCAGCTTTTTTGCTGTCTGTgctagccattgttgacatggttgCTCGGCCCTcaatgggcattgtggccaacacAAAGTGGGTCCGACCAAGAATACAGTACTACTTTGCTGCTTCTGTCTTGTATAATGGGGTCTGCCATGTTCTGGCCCCATTGTCTGTTGACTACAAAGGTTTTGTTATTTATTCCATCTTCTTTGGCTTTGCTTTTGGTTGGCTGAGCGCAGTGTTGTTTGAGACCTTGATGGATCTCGTTGGATCCCAGCGTTTTTCAAGTGCTGTAGGTCTGGTCACCATTATGGAGTGTGCCCCTGTGCTGTTAGGACCGCCATTGCTTG GAAAGTTCAAAGACATCTACCACGATTACAAATACACGTATCAGGGCTGTGGGATCGTCCTCATCGTTTCCAGCGTGTTCTTGTTTGTAGCGATGGGAATCAACTATCGGCTGGTAGACAAGGAGAAAAAGGAGGAAGAGAGGGTGGCCAGGATGACAGTTAGAGAACCAACTTCCAACAGAGAAGGGGCAGAAGTCAAGAACACAGAAGACTCGGTCTAG